The Leptodactylus fuscus isolate aLepFus1 chromosome 5, aLepFus1.hap2, whole genome shotgun sequence genome segment GCTCCAATAACATGAAAAAGACAAACGTGGACCACTGGGGCAGAGGTCCTGAGACAGAAAGTAATTTAATAGGTGaggaatgttttttattttaaaatatttccTGCAGCTAGGTTCAttcattggacaacccctttaaataataagcCATCATAATAATACTTGTCTTTCTGACAATTGTGAAATTAAATACGTATGGGTCTTCCATCATATAGCAGTATCAGTGTCAGATATAACCTTTAGATTTGTAGAGACATGCTGTACCAGTAAGCAGATAACTGTAGTCTACCCTACAGGGCACTCACCTATATGACGCAAGAAAGTAGTGCGCACAGTATATGACTCTAGTGAATACAGTAATAATCATTACCTACAATATATGATGTTATATAGGGAAGGAATATGCTAATAAGCTCACCTTGATAAAAAAGGGAAATTTGCTCTAGGGCCACCTTGTGGGAACGTAGCTCTCTGTATATCAATATCTGGTTATCAAGAAACCTGGATGACATGATCTAGGGTTATAACTAAATAAAAATATCACCTAAAAAGAAAgagacccatctgcagacagctgtaaTGTGTGAATCAGGGTAGGATGGCTAGGTGAGAGGCCATAGATGTGGATTAGACTATGTCTCCTTAGGCCACATTCACAcaatggaaaatgaagaagaatttaagggttagttcacactggGAGCGGAAGgggggattttggcaccaagagtacCGCAGGGAtccgcatcactctcgggccaaaataagactgtcgcagcttccgacagtcgcggcttctccctctggattaggctcaaatgaattggCCGACTTCGGAGCGTGCTtccacgaggcggacgccgtggaatccacctaaagaatggacaccttgcttcttttttccgctagtggcaacatgccgctagcagaaaaaagaatgccAGTGGTCTCCATaggccaccattgtgagggggaggattattacgtggattctgcgccataatccgccgcctctgtgcccgtgtgaacgggtccTAAGGCAGACATCCGCCTGAGATTCCTCTTCCTGCCCCCAGGCTCCCCATTATGGTCTTCTACCTCtgattaggctcagatgaatgggcctagtcagcaggGAGCCATGCGTCAAGATCAAGAAGGAAACTTATTCTTTCTGTGTCCTGCTGTGGTCTCTGCCAACTATTGAAAAAAATCAGGAGCAGAATAAGGGCAGAATCTGCCATAGATTGTGGGATGGAGTCTGCTGCAAAATCAGCTgcagattccaccgtgtgaacagggcctttcaTTGTGCTCGTGTTGGTTAAGCTAAAGTCATAAAACAAATGAAACTACAAACCATGGTTTTAGAATAGATACACATGGAACTGTAGGCTAAAGAAGAATATCACTTTTTGTTTTAAAATGGTTTTCTATGAGGATCTCCTGAAATATAGTTTAGAGCCCTCTGTATCCTACCACAATGGAAGTGATCAAAGGCATTAACCTGTGATAGAAGTGTAGACTTTCAGCAGGAATTATAGCCATTTATACCTAGTTCCTGTATATTCACAAGAACACAGTTATAGATGGAAGGATTACTTTTAATACTTGGGTGCCGATACTCAGCAGTCGCTGGTTGTGTGAGGTTTGGAACCCATAGACATCACCAAATGCAAAGTTTTCTCCTCTGACATACATTGTCAGGCCTTTGTTGCAGTCGCCTCCCGGTGGCTACATGTTTGTGGGCTGTTTTGCCTCCAGGTTTGTGTTAAGTAAGTGGAAAGCATGCTCAAGATGGTGACCAGTACGGCCATTAAAGAATATTCCAATCCTACATTGAAAAGCTacaagattttgttgcttttgctGTATGTTTCgttcatcatccatcattatgtTGAGGCGTTGTCCTGTCAGTCTTGCTCCATTTGACTGAATCCAGTACACGTCACAGTTTATCCTGTCACATCTATCCACATTTGTATCTTCAGTAAACTCAAGTTACGGAGCCCCATAGGCAACCATACACGCCTATACCATAACATtgtctccaccatgtttgacaaatAATGTGACTGCTTTGGATCCTGCGCCCTAGTAAAactagtaatttatttattgcttcattctgtaAAATGtagaattatagatatataggacATCTAGTAGAATCACAATTGTTATCTTAGTAACTGTAGCAGAACTTAGCACTTGTAGTATGTGTATGTCTATCCAACAGACTCttcccctcctctctccatagacttctaaatTAGTCTGATAAATGAAGAACAAAGCATTTTTCTTCAATAAACATATTAcaacgtttcttatattcacttataTTATTCACTCatgaagttgttttataattgcggGTTTTCATCAAGATTTTTTGATACTGTAATTCTTTTCTTTCAATATAATCCAAGTGTTTTTTCTTTACCAAGCCTTTTATGAGACATTGTTTCATGACTCTTATATTGAGGGATTGCCATGGGTCTAGCTTCTGGATCCCCTAGAAATTAGCTGGTGTTGTTGTTCAGAAGTTTTGTAGGGCCATACAAATTGGAGTATTACATGGTGACACTAATAGGACGTATGGCAGAAGCTGTCTTGATGAGACAACCACTCCAAATAATTTGGCTTGTTTCCAAAAAATACTCATAAATAGGCGTTGTCTGGTATTCTTGTAAGTCCCAACCATTTTTGTCCAAAGGTTGTGTCTTGCATTTCAGCTCAATTACTATTTTCTTGACTAGCGATAGGAATACTGGACTCAGCCCATAGACCACCATgggcagttttttttaaaaaaaaacaacaaaaaacaaaatagacCCCTTTTTCTAATCCCTTAAAATTCCTTTAAATTTTTCTGTCATTCAAGGGACATGACACGGCAATCACGACAGTAGACACTTGGCGAACATGTGTACATGTGTACTATATTTAGTATTTAAAGTGCTGCTCATATACTGTTTTTCAGAACAAACAAGAGTAATTGCAAACATGGCTGACGCAACTACTGGGCAAGATCAGGCAATGGCTGCAGCTATGGAAGCTCAGAAGAAATTGCAAAAAGCTATATATTTCTATCGTACTGGAGACTGTAAGTATTCCTATAGATGGGAATTTATAAAGGACCAGATAAGCTGGCAAACATGAAAATCACGCAGGATGTAATTATTAAAGGCTAGCTTTGTTGGTTTGTGACATGTGAACATGCAGGGCCCTTCTTTTGTCATGACAGAAGGGGGTCACTGGCGCTCATAATCTGAGCACCCAGAGCTTGTACGTCTGATCCTAAATTTCATGTTCAAAGCTATGGAATGGCAGCTACAAAGATTTAGCTACATTGGTTATTGCAACTGTTTGCTGGTGTCATTTGAGCACCTTATTTCAATACAGTATTATGTGAACACTATCCAACTGTATTATGtgggcaccagtggcgtaactaccgccatagctgcagaggcagctgccatagggcccgggacattaggggcccggtgacagccactaccgctgctatcattatactcggggggggggggggtcttttcggacccacgagtataatgattggcggatcgggagaggtaagaaacataaaaaacactgttacttacctctccacaatcctgccaggcctccttcctgacatcctttctgacatcacatgaacccggcctgcgtcccgggtcatgtgacgtccgacgtcatagaagaaggacggcagcagagaagacagcgtagaaaccgggggacaggtaagaaacagtaggttttttttatgtttttattctcccgggtctctgattattatactctggggtctgaaaagaccccagagtacaataattgtttatgggtgtccactatgggctataatactgtgtgcaggagccactatgagggataatactgtgtgcaggggccactatgggggataatactgtgtgcaggggccactatggggtacaatactgtgtgcaggggccactatggggtacaatactgtgtgcaggggccactatgggggataatactgcgtgcaggggggactatgggggataatactgcgtgaaggggccactatggggcataatagaacgcgcaggaatgcgtaggaggtggTCGGTCAAGGTCTCCGGTGTCGGTCGGTGGGgggggcctcatgtcaaaagtttgccacagggccccgccattcctagttatgccactggtgggcactatatagtaaaTCATAATGGAGGAGACATCAATAGAAAATATTGCTCAGGTTACCAGGCTTGCGGAGTTCATTTATAAGGTTCTGCAATTATTGTTGTTTCCATTGACAGTGACAGCCTGGAATTATTCTGTCCTGGCCCTATCCTTTCTTGGACTGTTTTTGGGATTATTCCTCCTAAGTAAGAATATCTTAAACAACAGGTAAGATTCAAGATTTTTCTCCAGAATGCCAAATTCTTAAAAGTGTCATTTTTATTTCACACTGACATAAATGGGTTCTGTTTTTCAAAAAGAATAGTTTTCACTTCACATGGCATAATTTCACTACAGTTTTAGCACCACTGGGTTCTTCAGtggatatattgtatataaatcaGTAACAATTTGCTTTTACAATTGACACAACTTACCAGAAATTGGCACAACATGGCTGATGTTGAACGGTATCTGCCAGACTCCCACACACTTCAATGAGTCTCAGATACTTATGACCCTATCATTTCTAGGTACTAACCATTGCATACTTTGAACACATAAGACAAAATCTGGCCTTGCTCAGCTTCTTACGCTTGCACGTTCTTCCCGCTTCCACATCAAGATCACCAACCCCTTGACACATTCCAATTTTTAAGTCTACTATGTGACTCTACTCAGATTTCTTACTTATTTCTCTccttacattgcagaaaaaggaaaATGATGGCTTTGTATAATAGCGTGCCTGTTAAAAAAGATGAGGAGTCTGATGGTAAACAGGCTGTGCTGACGCTGGAGAAAGAGAAATCGCAAGAGGACTCTGCATTTAAGAAGGAAGTTCTACCAGGTGACATCTCCGTACAATGGAAGGACGGCCAAATCACTTCTCTCTACACAGATTCACCAGAGGCAGATGTATAAACTACCAGGACAGATTTCTTTCATTCCCACTAAAGAGCTCCAGGTCTTCTTCAGTTGTCCTACCCAATATCTCAGACCAGTGGGATAAAGATATTCCTACAATCTTGTTCTACTTGGGACTTGCTGGATCAGCTCAATGTCAGATTGGGCTACTGGATGAATGTATTTTATACGTAATGGGTCATTTCTTGGTCAGAGTTTGAAGGTACCATAGATCCGGTTTTCCTATATTTATTACAGTTTATGCTTGTAATAGGCAACAAACAATTTTATGTTACTTCCTCTCTGATAATAACATGATGGCAGAATTCAGTCTCCCTATATATACATAATTGTTATATGTTTTATTATGGCCAGTATAAGGTCATCCCACTGTGTCTCCCAAAAGGTCACCTACTATTGTACATCTTTTTAATGCCTTCTCCCTTACTAAACTAAATATCACATGTGCTCGGGGTTGAGGTTTATGTTGTCAAAGGTTTTTTGTCCATAGGCTTCAGCAATTTGGATCttgtataaatatacatttt includes the following:
- the SLC51B gene encoding organic solute transporter subunit beta; the encoded protein is MADATTGQDQAMAAAMEAQKKLQKAIYFYRTGDLTAWNYSVLALSFLGLFLGLFLLSKNILNNRKRKMMALYNSVPVKKDEESDGKQAVLTLEKEKSQEDSAFKKEVLPGDISVQWKDGQITSLYTDSPEADV